Part of the Nothobranchius furzeri strain GRZ-AD chromosome 2, NfurGRZ-RIMD1, whole genome shotgun sequence genome, GTTTTTACTTCTAAAATCATAATTTGAAAAGGATGCTCTGGATTACAAAGCCACATTTACCTTACGGTTGAATATAGGTAGCTCGGGGTGTCGGATGTACCAAAAGGTCGGTGCCGTCGCCAACCTAAATTAGTAATGTTGACATGGCTGCAGAGGAATGGttcattctgagaaaagctgctTGAACACATCTTCAGCGTAGGCACACACCCTTAAATTTGAATGCCCCAGCCCATTTCAGTGTCTGCAATTTATAACCGTCGGTGGCGTTAATGCTAACAAAACTAGCACAATCTATAGCTAATGCTAGCCAGAGCTGCAGCTAGAATTTTTGTTGGATGAGAGGAAAATGACAAGGAAGACCTTTGGAGTTgtgcactagggttgtcacggtatgaaaatttaacctcacggttattgtgaccaaaattatcacggttttcggtattatcgcggtattttttaaacggtgttgcatatgttcagaaagcattgatagtcctgttctacacaaactgaaatagttctgaaaaggtttaagagtgtttattaaacctaaaataacacaaagccttagcaaaagtgcaacttttcacaagtaaaggaacaaatagcttatttttctggaacatgttacagtagtcagtgcaggtttaaattatacaaatccaaacattcaaaacataaacaatatgtaaacaaatcaaagaaacaccacttgttttctcatatacttgttttcttcattatcaaaatgaaaatctaaaactccagtccacacttgacttgagcactgtacaagtcaaccttaaaaaatatgtatttaaaacaaatagccactttaaacaaattactaaaataactactacactatgtaatcaaatccaaatgttcaagtataaatggcattgaataagtaaacaaatcaatgacaaggaactaattgtatatttctcttcatcatcaacaaataagatgcttcatccagcaacagggtgtctgtgacacggtttaaatgctggcagaggacgctgcggctgcagcatatagtgactcgttgcattctccctcaaccaaaagtcctcacgtcatgcatttaagctaaaatgctaatgttaacttaccttgcactggctgtagagacgtgggtgatcgtcacacagatgtgccattagattcgaagtgttgctgccttttgcagacacttgtttcctgcacgttctgcaaacgggatagcagtcttctattaactgtccctcagcatttttcagaaatcccaaatatgcccatacttccgatttagtcttcttcgagggctgatggatgtcctgggcgctgccgtctcctccttcggccattatttcagcttcaaagttttggtgccgttgcaaactaaaaagtgcgtgtgcgcgccgcgggaacttcagctgaagcgacggtggctggtaagggtcatcgcgccgaaaccgcggccacggtaaacccaccgagataatatagtttttttaaaactggacggttatttttattgtcaacttttttaccggggtttaccgctataccggttaccgtgacaaccctattgtgCACACACATTGATGAGGTAGCAACGTACCAGAGAGGATGTGCTGGGATATTTGGATGCTGAACACAACAGTACAGTTTCTAGTTTCAGGCAGTATTAAAGCTATCAGGAGATTCCGGCCAATCGGCATGCGTCTTATTCAATATTCATAACCAGACTGAGTGGGCGGGGCAAACCAGCCTATAAGGGCTTGTGTTTGGCCAttcatcagggctcctgggccattttgagccccaacaaagtttcatgtGTTATATAGAGGCTCAAAGACAAGTTTCCTACTGTCAAATAGTGTTCTAGAATTACTTTAAATGtgcattttaaaacacacacacacacacacacacacacacggacatgttgctgactttttgTTGTCCCGTCACCCTGTAGAGTTTCTTCTTTTGGATTTTTACTTCATCTAAAGTTTTAAACCTTATGTGGTTAATTTTAACCAACTGGTGTTTAAATAACCTTTTATTACACCTGTGAATGCATCTGAATGTCTCCTAAGATTGGAGTTGAGTAATTTCTGCAATGCTTAGTCCATTAAAATCTGTATCTGTCGATAGAACAATGAAATAGTTTGTTTTAAGATTAAGTTAAAGCACCGTGACTTTGTAAATCTTTATTACAACGTTGGTGGATTCTGCAGCAAAAGATGAATACCAGGAAGAGGTTGTGTAGGTGTTGGATGCCCGCCGTCCTCTGCCCACGCTGCTCTGAAGGCCTTGTGACTCTTTCATTGCAGGCAGACAAACGGGCACACCACAATGCACTGGAGCGCAAACGTAGGGACCATATCAAAGacagctttcacagcctccgggaCTCGGTACCCTCCCTGCAGGGAGAAAAGGTTGGTAAAGCTCAGCCTGTAAGTCCCCCAGCTCACTAATTATATTCACACACACTCATGTCAAAGAAATTCTGCTGTGATTTCTGTGCATAACTGTTTGTAAGATGTTGATTTTACTGTAAATGGAAGTCTTTAGTGTAGGGAAGTAGACGGGACGGGGAGGAGAGCAGATGGCAGCAGCCATGCAGTCTAAACACTTGGACTAGTTTCAGGAAGCTATTATGAGAACATTTTGCTGTTCTTTTCCTGTTTGAACATCAATGAAATTGAAAAGATTTGGACTGGGTTCAGAATTTGGGCATGGACGGTGACAGGACAACGGGATGTTCACTGATAACCTTTTGAAAGGAGCCCGATTCTACAGCTAGTTTGGGAGGTTTTGTGGGTAAAGTTGATGAAAGCTGTTTATTAGAGCATCCAGACAGAGGCAGGAATGAGTAAAATGTGataaaatgatgatgatgttgtgttCCTGTGTCATGGCTTCACCTTTTGCATGTGTCACTAACAGCAGTCTGCCAAACAGGCATCTCGAGCTCAAATCCTAGACAAAGCTACAGAGTACATTCAGTACATGAGGCGAAAAAACCACACGCACCAACAGGACATCGACGACCTGAAGAGGCAGAACGCGCTGTTGGAGCAGCAAGGTAGTCCTGCTGTTGGCTTGTTCACAACACAGATCCTGCTGGACCCTGGGAGAAAACATGATGTCATGTTTTATAGCTttgtattagggctgcacaatatatcgtaaatatatcgttatcgcatatcagcatgcacaatgtgcatatcgcaaagaacagatgcagtggtgtgaaaaactatttgcccccttggattttgttctctccctaaataataaaaaccatcatttcaaaagtgcattttgtgtttacgtgtgttatctttgactaatggttaaatgtgtttgatgatcagaaacattttgggtgacaaacatgcaaaagaataagagatcaggaagggggcaaatagttttcacaccactgtaaatatcgcaatgaatggtcagctcaatacattctgccaatcaaacagaagcatgatgtttttttaacaaatcaaatggagctcttcacccatttggccaattgggtgggttctcatagattAGATTCGTGCCCCCGaggtggacggcacttaattttgatggttagcaaacacctgagttagctttgttgagctctttctgctgattctgcttttcccgggatccactgattgtcttttcttgttaggcccgagcagcgaaagcgctgcgaaggcctcttgtttttgctctgtttattattaggcccgagcagcgaagcgctgcgaaggcctattgtatctgctccgtttattaggcccgagcagcgaaagcgctgcgaaggcctcttgtttttgctctgattaggcccgagcagcgaaagcgctgcgaaggcctcttgtttttgctctgattattattattttttgttattccgtgccccctttgaacagctttttggggaccttaacataccccaaaactcacaatattttgcacacttgtcaggcctggtgaaaaatttgatattttaaaggtcccaaaaaaatcgcaaagaaaatggctgaacagcgccccctacaaagtgaaaaaaacccctctccataaagcttagtttatcgtacagttatgaaatttggtacacttgtagtactcaacagtccgcacagaaaagtctcttgcaaccatggtcaatatcaaacaggaagtcggccattttgggttgaaatggcgattttttgccgtttttgccgtttttagggtccgtttctgattggattgctcgatcattttttgcacgatcgtctcaaaaattgtgtaaaattgctcagaagggatgggcgaacaaaatgagataaggattctgagttttcgtatatgttgaaggggcggagccaggcctcgaagtttgactactcgccaaaaatatttaaattgctataacttcataactgaatggaatagagttaccaaactttctgtggtcattcgtcatccacccacaaagtaaattgaaaggtcggatgatgacatcacacaagccccgccccctcaggaccaaaaagatcaagttttactgtgaaaggtcccaaattgccccatttcacttaatcaccacaaatttgtagctggtaactcaagacaagtgggggttgcttggcgtcactttatgggagttttcggcagagggcggggctgtggtggcgcggcgaattcaggcgtaccgccttggccttacgtttgcctcccatttcgtcatttccaaagatatcgtcacgaaacttcttgtgagtgatcctagtccggccccccaaaagatctgatgtgaacatctggtgggcgtggcctattttctgaaatagcgccccctaggaccattaaaactattagccccaagccatgctttgactgaggattacgaaatttggtacactaatgtggtgtctcaggacctacaaaaaagtctcttggagtcaagttcaaagtcgcacaggaagtcggccattttggatcaagtacgcgatttagtggttttcgcacacgttgtttggagagtgatgctccgtcgcccttttcaccaatctccttcaaacttctgctatatacccttaagacataggggaaaaaattcaaccgtcggatttttcaaaagttgaaaggtgtgggcgtggctaagcctcaaactttgacctgtcgccacgctactctttttttcacagctccctactggactccttttacccaatcaccaggattctgtggcaaacagcagtagacaagttgaggttacttggtctccagtactggcaggttttgaaaaaaggcggggctttgggaccatggcgaaaatcgccatcacgccatggaaatacgtttgtctctcatttcttcagttatcgtgatattgctacgaaacttctggtgagtgatcctagtctgagctccaagagaaatagacagctgaattttgtgggcgtggcctatgttttgaaatagcgccccctaggaccatttaaactattagccccaagccatgctttgactgaggattacgaaatttggtacactaatgtggtgtctcaggacctacaaaaaagtctcttggagtcaagttcaaagtcgcacaggaagtcggccattttggatcaagtacgcgatttagtggttttcgcacacgttgtttggagagtgatgctccgtcgcccttttcaccaatctccttcaaacttctgctatatacccttaagacataggggaaaaaatttaaccgtcggatttttcaaaagttgaaaggtgtgggcgtggctaagcctcaaactttgacctgtcgccacgctactctttttttcacagctccctactggactccttttacccaatcaccaggattctgtggcaaacagcagtagacaagttgaggttacttggtctccagtactggcaggttttgaaaaaaggcggggctttgggaccatggcgaaaatcgccatcacgccatggaaatacgtttgtctcatttcttcagttatcgtgatattgctacgaaacttctggtgagtgatcctagtctgagctccaagagaaatagacagctgaagtttgtgggcgtggcctatattcttaaatagcgccccctagagccattaaaactttcagccccaagccatgctttgactgaggattacgaaatttggtacactaatgtggggtctcaggacctacaaaaaagtctcttggagccaagcgtaaagtcgcacaggaagtcggccattttggtgcaagtacgtgatttagtggttttcgcacacattgtttggagagtgatgctccgtcgcccttttcaccaatcaccttcaaacttctgcaatacactcttaagacataggggaaaaaattcaaccgtcggatttttcaaaagttgaaaggtgtgggcgtggctaagcctcaaacgttgacctttcgccattactttacttgacttaataactcccatgtgcatgatcagatctttttcgaactttgtctgtgtgatcattgaccatatctgtaaacaatgacaatgtggacagctgacatcacctaagccccgccccctgactacaggaatttattttttatgctgaaatgcccatatttgtcccctctaatttagtcaacatgaccctaaggtcatgcactgtcttcatgatgctgtaatgaccattcagatctgatagctttccagaaagggaggggctttgatgccatggcgaattctggcgtaacgccgtaatcttaatattcaatttaatggtgagctcagaggggatgctgagtcagggtgaggtgcagactaggaggccattcgcggtttctggtgtcggggtggttgacgtttctgttctgtcagacgtgcactggtgcgacggcagaccggagcggcgcggagctgcgagggccgaacgacgctgcttgcagctttaattaggcccgagcagcgaaagcgctgcgaaggcctcttgtttttgctctgattattattattttttgttattccgtgccccctttgaacagctttttggggaccttaacataccccaaaactcacaatattttgcacacttgtcaggcctggtgaaaaatttgatattttaaaggtcccgaaaaaatcgcaaagaaaatggctgaacagcgccccctgcaaagtgaaaaaaaaccctctccataaagcttagtttatcgtacagttatgaaatttggtacacttgtagtactcaacagtccgcacagaaaagtctcttgcaaccatggtcaatatcaaacaggaagtcggccattttgggttgaaatggcgattttttgccgtttttgccgtttttagggtccgtttctgattggattgctcgatcatttttcgcacgatcgtctcaaaaattgtgtaaaattgctcagaagggatgggcgaacaaaatgagataaggattctgagttttcgtatatgttgaaggggcggagccaggcctcgaagtttgactactcgccaaaaatatttaaattgctataacttcataactgaatggaatagagttaccaaactttctgtggtcattcgtcatccacccacaaagtaaattgaatggtcggatgatgacatcacacaagccccgccccctcaggaccaaaaagatcaagttttactgtgaaaggtcccaaattgccccatttcacttaatcaccacaaatttgtagctggtaactcaagacaagtgggggttgcttggcgtcactttatgggagttttcggcagagggcggggctgtggcggcgcggcgaattcaggcgtaccgccttggccttacgtttgcctcccatttcgtcatttccaaagatatcgtcacgaaacttcttgtgagtgatcctagtccggcccatcaaaagatctgatgtgaacatccggtgggcgtggcctattttctgaaatagcgccccctaggaccattaaaactgtcagccccaagccatgctttgactgaggattacgaaatatggtacactaatgtgctgtctcaggacctacaaaaaagtctcttggagccaagtgcaaagtcgcacaggaagtcggccattttggtccaagtacgcgatttagtggttttcgcacacgttgtttggagagtgatgctccgtcgcccttttcaccattctccttcaaacttctgctatgtactcgtaagacatagggaaaaaaattcaaccgtcggatttttcaaaagttgaaaggtgtgggcgtggctaagcctcaaactttgacctgccgccacgccactctttttttcacagctccctactggactccttttacccaatcaccaggattctgtgggaaacagcagtagacaacttgaggttacttggtctccagtactggcaggttttgaaaaaaggcggggctttgggagcatggcgaaaatcgccatcacgccatggaaatacgtttgcctctcatttcttcagttatcgtgatatcgctccgacacttctggtgagtgatcctagtctgacccccaagagaagtagacagctgaagtttgtgggcgtggcctattctcttaaatagcgccccctaggtccatttaaactaatagccccaagccaagctttgactgaggattgcgaaatttggtacactaatgtggtgtctcaggacctacaaaaaagtctcttggagccaagtgcaaagtcgcacaggaagtcggccattttggtccaagtacgcgatttagtggttttcgcacacgttgtttggagagtgatgctccgtcgcccttttcaccaatctccttcaaacttctgctatatactcttaagacataggggaaaaaattcaaccgtcggatttttcaaaagttgaaaggtgtgggcgtggctaagcctcaaactttgacctgtcgccacgccactctttttttcacagctccctactggactccttttacccaatcaccaggattctgtaggaaacagcagtagacaacttgaggttacttagtctccagtactggcaggttttgaaaaaaggcggggctttgggagcatggcgaaaatcgccatcacgccatggaaatacgtttgcctctcatttcttcagttatcgtgatatcgctacgaaacttctggtgagtgatcctagtctgacccccaagagaaatagacagctgaagtttgtgggcgtggcctactctcttaaatagcgccccctaggaccatttaaactaatagccccaagccatgctttgactgaggattacgaaatttggtacactaatgtggtgtctcaggacctacaaaaaagtctcttggagccaggacaaagtcgcacaggaagtcggccattttggtccaagtacgcgatttagtggttttcgcacacgttgtttggagagtgatgctctgtcgcccttttcacca contains:
- the max gene encoding protein max isoform X1, which gives rise to MSDNDDIEVDSDEESPRYHSVADKRAHHNALERKRRDHIKDSFHSLRDSVPSLQGEKVGKAQPQSAKQASRAQILDKATEYIQYMRRKNHTHQQDIDDLKRQNALLEQQVRALEKVKGSTQLQASYSSSDSSLYTNPKGSAVSAFDGGSDSSSESETEDPPTRKKLRLEAS
- the max gene encoding protein max isoform X4; its protein translation is MSDNDDIEVDSDADKRAHHNALERKRRDHIKDSFHSLRDSVPSLQGEKVGKAQPQSAKQASRAQILDKATEYIQYMRRKNHTHQQDIDDLKRQNALLEQQVRALEKVKGSTQLQASYSSSDSSLYTNPKGSAVSAFDGGSDSSSESETEDPPTRKKLRLEAS
- the max gene encoding protein max isoform X7, which codes for MSDNDDIEVDSDADKRAHHNALERKRRDHIKDSFHSLRDSVPSLQGEKQSAKQASRAQILDKATEYIQYMRRKNHTHQQDIDDLKRQNALLEQQVRALEKVKGSTQLQASYSSSDSSLYTNPKGSAVSAFDGGSDSSSESETEDPPTRKKLRLEAS
- the max gene encoding protein max isoform X8 — its product is MSDNDDIEVDSDADKRAHHNALERKRRDHIKDSFHSLRDSVPSLQGEKASRAQILDKATEYIQYMRRKNHTHQQDIDDLKRQNALLEQQVRALEKVKGSTQLQASYSSSDSSLYTNPKGSAVSAFDGGSDSSSESETEDPPTRKKLRLEAS
- the max gene encoding protein max isoform X2; this encodes MSDNDDIEVDSDEESPRYHSVADKRAHHNALERKRRDHIKDSFHSLRDSVPSLQGEKVGKAQPASRAQILDKATEYIQYMRRKNHTHQQDIDDLKRQNALLEQQVRALEKVKGSTQLQASYSSSDSSLYTNPKGSAVSAFDGGSDSSSESETEDPPTRKKLRLEAS
- the max gene encoding protein max isoform X6, coding for MSDNDDIEVDSDADKRAHHNALERKRRDHIKDSFHSLRDSVPSLQGEKVGKAQPASRAQILDKATEYIQYMRRKNHTHQQDIDDLKRQNALLEQQVRALEKVKGSTQLQASYSSSDSSLYTNPKGSAVSAFDGGSDSSSESETEDPPTRKKLRLEAS